The DNA sequence GTTTAACCTTCGTTCAGATTCGATTTTTGATGGGAAAAATCGCTGGAATAGTCGAAAGGAAATTGTATACGATATTTTAGATAAATATGCATGTGATATTATTGGATTACAAGAAGTGACATTAAAAATGCATGCCGATTTAGAAAATAAATTACATGATTATCAAATTGTTGGACAAGCAAGAAGTAAAAAATTCTTTGTTGAACATAATAATATATTAGTTTCCAAACGTCATAAAATTTTAGATCAAGAGACGTTTTGGTTATCGAATCAGCCTAAAAAAATAGGAAGTTCCATTTGGTATTCTATTTTTCCTCGTATTTGTACAACCGCAAAGATTCAATTAGAGGAGGGAATGATTGTTCGCGTTTATAATACTCATCTGGATTGTTATCTATCCCCTGCACGAGGATATGGACTGAAAAAAATTATGAGATATATCGAAAAGCAACAAGAGTTTGAAAAACTTCCCGTCATTTTAATGGGGGATTTTAATGCGAATCCTAATCATCGATTAATTAAAGGCTTTTTTGAAGGTGAGTTAAATACTCAACAGCTGATTGCGGTACAAGAGATTGATCGATCGATTTATCAGCAAGCAACCATGGGAGGCTTTAAAGACCGTCATCACGGCATGCATTTAGATTACATTTTTGTCTCACCTGAATATGAAGTCTTGAGAACACAAATTGTGAAAGATAATGTGAATGGGAGATTCCCATCTGATCATTATCCATTATTGGCAGATGTTTGTTTAATTTAGCAGAGAAACTAATGATAAAAACAAAAAAAGATACCATAATTAAAGTGTGACATTATAATAAATGTCTTGAAGAACAAGACACTACCCTAATTTATATTTACGAAGTTCCCCCAAAAACTTCGTAATATTCTCTCTTTTCATCCCAATATTTATAAATCATCCCCTGTTTTGAGGTTCGAAAGAACCTCCTTTTTTTATTTTTAAAAAAGATAAGCAGAACAAAAAAATATCAAAATCCGACATTTAACACGAAAAGAACACAAATCAGAGAGCGTTGTGTGGCATAATAATAAATGTCTTGAAGAACAAGACACTACCCTAATTTATATTTACGAAGTTCCCCCAAAAACTTCGTAATATTCTCTCTTTTCATCCCAATATTTATAAATCATCCCCTGTTTTGAGGTTCGAAAGAACCTCCTTTTTTTATTTTTAAAAAAGATAAGCAGAACAAAAAAATATCAAAATCCGACATTTAACACGAAAAGAACACAAATCAGAGAGCGTTGTGTGGCATAATAATAAATGTCTTGAAGAACAAGACACTACCCTAATTTATATTTACGAAGTTCCCCCAAAAACTTCGTAATATTCTCTCTTTTCATCCCAATATTTATAAATCATCCCCTGTTTTGAGGTTCGAAAGAACCTCCTTTTTTTATGTCACGGTATTTTGAAATGAAGAAAAAAATCGAATTATTACTTGTAAAAAATTAATATTAATGGTATAAATAGGTTGTTAATTTAAATAGACAGTTCATTCAGACCATCCTGTCTTTAAACAAAACTAGGCTCGTATAGATAAGAAACTATGGGCGCCTTTGTGCGCCCTTTTTTATTGCTATCATAGAAATAAAAGCTTCTTTTTGTATGTCTAGTTTTTCATACAAAAAGAAGCTTTTTTAAAATTAAGGGGAGAATGTTATGTTTACACTCAAAAGTGAAATTCAATTTGATATGGCCCATTATTTAAGTGGATATGTTGGGAAATGTAAGAATATCCACGGTCACCGTTATCGATTAGTTGTTAAAGTGTCTAGCCAAACTTTACATGAAAGCGGTCAATTACGCGGAATGGTAGATGATTTTTCGGAAGTAAAAGCTGTGTTAAAAGAAGTTCATGATTTATTTGATCATAAATTAGTCATTGAGGAAAATGAAGAAGGAAAGCGAGTGGTGGAAAAATTAAATGAATCAGGGAAAGTGTTTGAGATTTTATTTGTTCCTTATCGACCAACAGCTGAAGAAATGTCGCGTCATATTTTTAACGAGATTAAAAAACGAGGGGTACGAGTAACAGAGGTTGAGTTATTTGAAACGCCAACGAATAGTTGTATTTATACGGAGGAAGATTAATGTTTAATGTCATTGAAACGTTTGTCTCGATTGATGGGGAAGGGCCCACATCAGGAGAGTTAGCCACGTTTATTCGTTTTTCAAGTTGCAATTTAAAATGTATATGGTGTGATACAACCTATTCGTGGGATGGGACAGCTTGTATCACTAAGATGAGTACGAAAGAAATCTATGAGTTGATTAAAAAAGCAGGAACTAAAAATGTGACTTTGACCGGTGGTGAGCCACTCATTCAGCCAAATATCGAATGGTTATTGGATGCACTAGCTGAGGATGAGGCGCTGAGTATCCATGTTGAAAGTAATGGATCAATCGATATTACGGGGTTAAAGGAAAGGTATAAAAATTCTAATATTCATTTTATTTTGGATTATAAATGTCCTACTAGTAAGATGAGTGCGCAAATGTGTCATCAAAATTTAAATGTCGTTGATCAGCAAGATATTTATAAGTTTGTCGTTGCTGGTTATGAAGATTTACATATGGCCTTATCGATTATTAAAAGTTATCATTTAACAGAAAAATGTCGCGTCTATTTGAGTCCCGTCACTGAGTTCATTGAACCATCAAAAATCGTTGAATTTATGAAAGAGCATCAATTAAATGACGTTCGTTTGCAATTGCAACTTCATAAATATATTTGGCCAAAAGAAATGAGAGGAGTTTAAGATGAAACGTCAGATTGATATTGAAAAAATTTCAAGTTGCATTAGAGAAATTTTAATCGCCTTAGGGGATGATCCTGACCGTGAGGGATTGAGAGACACTCCGAAGCGTGTGGCTAAAATGTATGAAGAAGTATTTGCCGGAATGACGTTGAGTAACGATGAAATTGCGCAGTTATTTGGAACGACCTTTGATGAAGAGGACATGGTTGAGCAATCATCTAATCGCTGTGTGATCGTTCGTGATATTCCAATTTTTAGTTACTGTGAACATCACCTAGCGTTAATGTACAACATGAAAGTTAGTGTCGCTTATTTACCGAAAGAAAAAATGATTGGATTAAGTAAGATCGCACGTATTGCTGATATGGTCGGACGACGCTTACAACTTCAAGAACGTATTGGTGAGGAAATTGCCGAGATTGTTGAAAAAATAACAGAAAGTGACGCCATCATTGTTATGATTCATGGTGAGCATAGTTGTATGACGTCAAGAGGAATTAAAAAGCCAGGAACGTTAACGACAACGGTGACTTACCGAGGCGAACGAATCAATCATGATTCAGATTTAAGACAAGAATTATTAATGTTAATGAAATAGGGAGTGAGAGAAATGAATCAAAAAGCGGTCGTGGTCTTTAGTGGAGGGCAAGATTCGACAACGTGTTTATTTTGGGCGATGAAGCAATTTGAAGAAGTGATTGCTGTTACCTTCGATTATAATCAACGTCACCTGGCGGAGTTAGATTGCGCTAAACGAATTTGTGAAGAGTTCGAAATTGAACATCATCTATTAGATATGTCATTATTAAACCAATTAGCGCCGAATGCGTTGACACGTCAAGATATTGACATTAAGACAGGAGAAAATGGCGGGTTGCCTTCGACGTTTGTTGAAGGGCGAAATTTGTTATTTTTAAGCTTTGCGGGCGTTTTAGCTAAAGTTAAAGGCGCAAAACATATCATCACAGGCGTTTGTGAAACAGATTTTTCTGGTTATCCAGATTGTCGAGATATGTTTATTAAATCATTGAATGTGACGCTTAATTTGAGTATGGATTATGATTTTGTCATTCATACACCGTTGATGTGGTTAGATAAAGCACAGACGTGGGAGTTAGCTGATCAGCTTGGGAAGTTTGAGTATGTTCGTGAGCATACTTTAACATGCTATCGTGGAATTAAAGGAAATGGGTGTGGAACATGTCCAGCTTGTGAACTTAGACAACGAGGACTTGAGACGTATTTAGCACGAAAAGGAGAGGGAAAATAACATGGCAGGACGAACAAAAGAAGAGTTAAAAGATATTACGTTACTAGGGAATCAAGGAACAACTTATCAATATTCGTATG is a window from the Turicibacter bilis genome containing:
- a CDS encoding endonuclease/exonuclease/phosphatase family protein, producing the protein MRVMTFNLRSDSIFDGKNRWNSRKEIVYDILDKYACDIIGLQEVTLKMHADLENKLHDYQIVGQARSKKFFVEHNNILVSKRHKILDQETFWLSNQPKKIGSSIWYSIFPRICTTAKIQLEEGMIVRVYNTHLDCYLSPARGYGLKKIMRYIEKQQEFEKLPVILMGDFNANPNHRLIKGFFEGELNTQQLIAVQEIDRSIYQQATMGGFKDRHHGMHLDYIFVSPEYEVLRTQIVKDNVNGRFPSDHYPLLADVCLI
- the queD gene encoding 6-carboxytetrahydropterin synthase QueD, giving the protein MFTLKSEIQFDMAHYLSGYVGKCKNIHGHRYRLVVKVSSQTLHESGQLRGMVDDFSEVKAVLKEVHDLFDHKLVIEENEEGKRVVEKLNESGKVFEILFVPYRPTAEEMSRHIFNEIKKRGVRVTEVELFETPTNSCIYTEED
- the queE gene encoding putative 7-carboxy-7-deazaguanine synthase QueE; its protein translation is MFNVIETFVSIDGEGPTSGELATFIRFSSCNLKCIWCDTTYSWDGTACITKMSTKEIYELIKKAGTKNVTLTGGEPLIQPNIEWLLDALAEDEALSIHVESNGSIDITGLKERYKNSNIHFILDYKCPTSKMSAQMCHQNLNVVDQQDIYKFVVAGYEDLHMALSIIKSYHLTEKCRVYLSPVTEFIEPSKIVEFMKEHQLNDVRLQLQLHKYIWPKEMRGV
- the folE gene encoding GTP cyclohydrolase I, whose amino-acid sequence is MKRQIDIEKISSCIREILIALGDDPDREGLRDTPKRVAKMYEEVFAGMTLSNDEIAQLFGTTFDEEDMVEQSSNRCVIVRDIPIFSYCEHHLALMYNMKVSVAYLPKEKMIGLSKIARIADMVGRRLQLQERIGEEIAEIVEKITESDAIIVMIHGEHSCMTSRGIKKPGTLTTTVTYRGERINHDSDLRQELLMLMK
- the queC gene encoding 7-cyano-7-deazaguanine synthase QueC encodes the protein MNQKAVVVFSGGQDSTTCLFWAMKQFEEVIAVTFDYNQRHLAELDCAKRICEEFEIEHHLLDMSLLNQLAPNALTRQDIDIKTGENGGLPSTFVEGRNLLFLSFAGVLAKVKGAKHIITGVCETDFSGYPDCRDMFIKSLNVTLNLSMDYDFVIHTPLMWLDKAQTWELADQLGKFEYVREHTLTCYRGIKGNGCGTCPACELRQRGLETYLARKGEGK